The proteins below are encoded in one region of Helicobacter kayseriensis:
- the tssG gene encoding type VI secretion system baseplate subunit TssG produces the protein MKKYQREKIFLRTNSKIGFPNREIERVVEYEDRCEVFVNFLGLQGSSSDLPSYILDLLVKNDDGSEGWSLYFDFFNHHILWLFYDVVTQKNYAKAIRQDFQDRISKILFSLLGFRGELELARTYLRFAPLIINSVRSKKYIESILQEAFGLQGRLKIIENIPHKTPISLNQRNKLGKANSQLGVNFMLGKTSLTHQTKIGILIEDLQYQEALEFFPVGRNYQILKEIIEFLTKNEFAIDLYLKIKFSHQMTFRLGGGVRLGWGSTLGEKREDSLITFLLHE, from the coding sequence TTGAAGAAATATCAAAGAGAAAAAATCTTTTTGCGCACAAATAGCAAGATAGGATTCCCTAATCGTGAAATAGAAAGGGTGGTGGAGTATGAAGATCGATGTGAGGTGTTTGTCAATTTTTTGGGATTACAGGGTTCAAGCTCTGATTTGCCTAGTTATATTCTTGATTTGCTTGTCAAAAATGATGATGGAAGCGAGGGGTGGAGCTTGTATTTTGATTTTTTCAATCATCATATTTTGTGGCTTTTTTATGATGTGGTCACTCAGAAAAACTATGCCAAGGCAATCCGACAAGATTTCCAAGATCGTATCTCAAAAATCCTTTTCTCACTGCTTGGCTTTAGGGGTGAGCTTGAGTTGGCAAGGACTTATTTGCGATTTGCTCCATTGATCATTAATAGCGTGCGATCCAAAAAATACATTGAGAGCATTTTGCAAGAGGCATTTGGTTTGCAGGGTCGCTTGAAAATCATTGAAAACATTCCTCACAAAACCCCCATTTCCCTCAATCAGCGAAATAAATTGGGCAAGGCAAATTCTCAGTTGGGCGTGAATTTTATGCTTGGAAAAACTTCCTTGACGCATCAAACCAAAATTGGAATCTTGATTGAAGATTTGCAGTATCAAGAAGCTCTAGAGTTTTTTCCTGTGGGGAGAAATTATCAAATCCTAAAAGAGATCATCGAGTTTTTGACCAAAAATGAGTTTGCAATCGACTTATATCTCAAAATCAAATTCAGCCATCAAATGACTTTTAGGCTAGGGGGTGGAGTGAGGCTAGGGTGGGGGAGCACTTTGGGAGAAAAGAGGGAAGATAGTCTGATTACATTTTTATTGCACG